A genome region from Panicum virgatum strain AP13 chromosome 4K, P.virgatum_v5, whole genome shotgun sequence includes the following:
- the LOC120701941 gene encoding uncharacterized protein LOC120701941 gives MPGVPASSSRTRAHRRAPGARDLASFSVGINRVDLTKCRERGIRVTNTPDVLTDDVADLAVGLAITVCSAGFVESGFYVTESSDFVEEVLTFLINSQKCSFLVCITEDNIIKMSRSERLQRWREEKEESNEDDVVFLGAMLAALKRKKNKIICLMQ, from the exons ATGCCGGGGGTGCCGGCGAGTTCCTCCCGCACCCGTGCTCATCGACGCGCTCCCGGTGCTCGAGATCTTGCCTCCTTCTCCGTCGGCATCAACCGCGTCGACCTCACCAAGTGCCGCGAGCGCGGGATTCGGGTCACCAACACCCCCGACGTCCTCACCGACGACGTCGCAGACCTCGCCGTCGGCCTCGCCATCACCGTGTGCTCCGCAGGGTTCGTCG AATCTGGATTCTATGTGACTGAAAGCTCAGACTTTGTTGAGGAGGTCTTGACCTTCTTAATTAATAGCCAGAAATGTAGCTTCCTCGTCTGTATAACtgaagataatatcatcaaa ATGTCGAGGTCCGAGAGGCTTCAGCGGTGGCGGGAGGAAAAGGAGGAATCCAATGAAGATGATGTCGTCTTCCTTGGTGCTATGCTTGCGGcattgaagaggaagaagaacaagatcATCTGTTTAATGCAATAA